Proteins encoded together in one Saccharomyces kudriavzevii IFO 1802 strain IFO1802 genome assembly, chromosome: 1 window:
- the LDS1 gene encoding Lds1p (similar to Saccharomyces cerevisiae YAL018C; ancestral locus Anc_7.85) has protein sequence MSFTGSLALAGVGGLVYKFGGGQSYVKLPHVNIPFNQYLDKVYKEHFTKVVNRTRNVLMNFFKDAFTGGAFMYPFRGFMEFNANKGSYSTAMLGILSSYLVMFALVSFVYWATITPMYTAFLIVLGPVGLFIAILHSFLQANVFTLLFMRLSHFNNHLVEVCLKKKGLEQALEGAKPIKYYVPINSVYFWAYYFPFKLIKYILGSVVLSALLLLSFFPLAGPILFHILISPFIAQIYFTKVLRLQNFSNIQRRENIYLHAGQYASFGFSAGLIESVPILAGFAISTNTIGSVLLNLDHPMIPETETEVEILPQETNEQVNQ, from the coding sequence ATGAGTTTTACGGGTTCATTGGCGTTGGCTGGTGTCGGCGGCTTGGTGTACAAGTTTGGCGGGGGCCAATCGTACGTGAAGCTTCCTCACGTTAATATCCCTTTCAATCAATACCTGGACAAAGTGTACAAGGAACACTTCACCAAAGTTGTGAACCGTACCAGAAACGTGCTGATGAACTTCTTCAAGGATGCGTTCACGGGAGGGGCCTTCATGTACCCGTTCAGAGGGTTTATGGAGTTCAACGCAAATAAGGGTAGTTACTCGACCGCTATGCTAGGAATATTATCTAGCTACTTGGTGATGTTTGCTCTGGTGAGCTTTGTCTACTGGGCCACGATTACACCAATGTACACGGCGTTTTTAATCGTGTTGGGTCCGGTTGGCCTTTTCATCGCCATCTTGCATTCTTTTTTGCAAGCAAATGTTTTCACTTTACTGTTCATGAGGCTGAGCCACTTCAACAACCATTTGGTTGAAGTTTGcttaaagaagaaaggcCTAGAGCAGGCTCTTGAAGGGGCGAAACCGATCAAGTACTATGTGCCTATTAATTCCGTGTATTTCTGGGCTTATTATTTCCCCTTCAAGCTGATTAAGTACATTTTGGGGTCAGTGGTTCTTTCCGctctattattattatcctTTTTCCCACTGGCGGGGCCTATTCTTTTCCATATTTTGATCTCTCCCTTCATTGCCCAAATTTACTTCACAAAAGTTTTACGTTTACAGAATTTCAGTAATATACAAAGACGCGAAAATATCTATCTTCACGCTGGCCAGTATGCCTCGTTTGGGTTTTCCGCAGGGTTGATTGAGTCTGTACCAATTTTAGCCGGATTTGCCATTTCTACAAATACTATTGGTAGTGTTTTATTGAATCTTGATCATCCGATGATTCCGGAAACAGAAACTGAGGTTGAAATATTACCCCAAGAGACCAATGAACAAGTAAATCAataa
- the FUN30 gene encoding DNA-dependent ATPase FUN30 (similar to Saccharomyces cerevisiae FUN30 (YAL019W); ancestral locus Anc_7.80) — MSGSHSNDEEDDTVQVPETSSPTKTVSSSPLKPASSTVSDAGVASLRSRFTFKPSEPNEGSHISKPLPSGSPEVALVNLSREFPDFSQTLVQAVFKSNSFNLQSARDRLARLRQQRQNWTWNKNASPKKPETLPAAKKALPLANTGRLSSIYGSTNNKSSKITVAKQKTSIFDRYSNVINQKQYTFELPNNLNIDSEALSKLPVNYNKKRRLVRADQHPMGKFNELATTQLGSAREKLLANRKYGRHADDNDNDEEEESMMTDDDDASGDDYMETTPQVNLDDQVLQFINDSDIVDLSDLSDTAMHKAQLIASHRPYASLGAFIDTNFNDKDAEEGVANKRKRRSAASANESERLLDKITQSIRGYNAIESVIKKCSSYGDLVTSQMKKWGVQVEGDNSELNLMNLDEDGDEDDDDDGDSNADAAAAAGADDIGKDKEEPKAVVEGFDESSAEPTPAPEGRETKRTRNTAKAQVDEREEDLDLDAIDDELPQSEHEEDDYEEEDEDYNDEEGEDVEYDVGDDEDDDDNEFVAARKIRNVTSTTSRSGRKPIVKFFKGKPRLLSPDISLKDYQQTGINWLNLLYQNKMSCILADDMGLGKTCQVISFFAYLKQINEPSPHLVVVPSSTLENWLREFQKFAPALKIEPYYGSLQEREELREILERNSGKYDVIVTTYNLAAGNKYDVSFLKNRNFNVVVYDEGHMLKNSTSERFAKLMKVRANFRLLLTGTPLQNNLKELMSLLEFIMPNLFISKKESFDAIFKQRAKTTDDNKNHNPLLAQEAITRAKTMMKPFILRRRKDQVLKHLPPKHTHIQFCELNPVQKKIYDKEIQTVLEHKRMIKDGELPQQAKERSKIQSSSSKNLIMALRKASLHPLLFRNIYDDKMIGKMSDAILDEPAYAENGNREYIKEDMSYMTDFELHKLCCNFPKTLSKYQLHNDEWMRSGKIDALKKLLKTIIVDKQEKVLIFSLFTQVLDILEMVLSTLNYKFLRLDGSTQVNDRQLLIDKFYEDKEIPIFILSTKAGGFGINLVCANNVIIFDQSFNPHDDRQAADRAHRVGQTKEVNITTFITKDSIEEKIHQLAKNKLALDSYISEDKKSQDVLESKVSDMLEDIIYDENSKPKEKK; from the coding sequence ATGAGCGGTTCGCATTCAAACGATGAGGAGGATGACACGGTGCAGGTGCCCGAGACGTCATCCCCGACTAAGACAGTGTCTTCGTCTCCCCTGAAGCCTGCTTCGTCGACGGTTTCAGACGCTGGGGTGGCCTCCTTGAGGAGCAGGTTTACTTTCAAGCCCTCGGAGCCGAACGAAGGGTCCCATATCTCGAAACCGCTCCCATCGGGAAGCCCTGAAGTGGCCCTGGTCAACCTATCGAGGGAGTTCCCTGATTTCTCGCAGACACTGGTGCAGgctgttttcaaatccaACTCCTTCAACTTGCAGTCTGCGAGGGACCGGCTTGCGAGATTGAGGCAGCAGAGACAAAACTGGACATGGAACAAGAACGCATCTCCCAAGAAGCCAGAGACGCTGCCAGCTGCCAAGAAGGCATTGCCGCTGGCAAACACCGGTCGCTTGTCGTCCATTTATGGCAGCACTAACAACAAATCCTCCAAGATCACGGTGGCCAAACAGAAAACCTCCATTTTTGACCGTTATTCAAACGTCATCAACCAGAAACAGTACACTTTTGAACTGCCAAATAACCTGAACATAGACTCGGAGGCGCTGAGCAAGTTGCCCGTGAattacaacaaaaaaagaaggttgGTGAGAGCAGATCAGCACCCGATGGGCAAATTCAACGAGTTGGCTACCACACAATTGGGCTCTGCAAGAGAAAAACTACTGGCGAACCGCAAGTACGGCCGCCATGCCGACGACAATGACAAcgatgaagaggaggaaaGTATGATGACGGATGACGACGATGCAAGCGGTGACGACTATATGGAAACCACGCCTCAGGTAAACCTGGATGACCAAGTTCTGCAGTTCATTAACGATTCCGACATTGTCGATTTGTCGGATCTCTCGGATACCGCGATGCACAAGGCCCAACTCATAGCTTCCCACAGGCCATACGCTTCACTGGGCGCCTTCATAGATACAAACTTCAACGATAAGGACGCTGAGGAGGGTGTAGCaaacaagaggaaaagaCGCTCGGCGGCATCCGCCAACGAAAGTGAGAGATTGCTCGATAAGATCACTCAAAGTATTAGAGGTTACAATGCCATTGAGTCTGTGATCAAGAAGTGTTCCTCCTACGGTGATTTGGTCACTTCacaaatgaagaaatgggGGGTGCAAGTGGAAGGCGATAACTCCGAGCTGAACTTAATGAACCTTGATGAGGATGGCGACgaagacgatgatgatgacggtGATAGTAATGCCgatgctgctgctgctgctggcGCAGACGACATCGGCAAGGACAAAGAGGAGCCAAAAGCCGTGGTGGAAGGATTCGATGAAAGCAGTGCGGAACCCACTCCGGCTCCAGAGGGAAGAGAAACCAAACGAACCAGAAACACAGCCAAGGCACAGGTAGATGAACGCGAAGAAGACCTAGATTTGGACGCAATCGATGACGAATTGCCGCAGTCCGAACATGAAGAGGACGACTATGAGGAGGAGGACGAAGACTACAATGACGAGGAGGGGGAAGACGTGGAATATGACGTTGGcgacgatgaagatgacgatgataaCGAATTCGTCGCCGCAAGAAAAATCAGAAACGTAACTTCCACTACGAGCAGAAGCGGTCGTAAACCTattgtcaaatttttcaagggCAAACCAAGACTGCTAAGTCCGGATATTTCACTGAAAGACTACCAACAGACTGGTATCAATTGGTTGAATTTGTTGTATCAAAACAAGATGTCGTGTATCCTTGCAGACGATATGGGTCTGGGTAAGACCTGTCAAgtcatttcctttttcgcatatttgaaacaaataaaCGAACCGAGTCCTCATTTAGTTGTTGTACCATCGTCGACTCTAGAAAATTGGCTGAGAGAGTTCCAGAAATTTGCTCCTGCTTTAAAGATAGAGCCATATTATGGATCTTTGCAAGAAAGGGAAGAATTGCGCGAAATCCTGGAGAGAAACTCTGGGAAGTACGATGTTATCGTGACCACTTACAACTTAGCTGCGGGCAATAAATACgatgtttcatttttgaagaatagaAACTTTAATGTTGTGGTTTACGATGAAGGCCATATGTTGAAAAACTCCACTTCAGAGAGGTTTGCCAAATTGATGAAAGTTCGTGCGAATTTCCGTCTTTTATTGACCGGTACACCGTTGCAAAATAACCTGAAGGAGTTGATGTCGCTGTTGGAATTTATTATGCCtaatcttttcatttccaAGAAGGAATCGTTTGATGCAATCTTTAAACAACGTGCCAAGACCACAGACGATAACAAAAACCACAACCCGCTATTGGCGCAAGAAGCAATCACGAGAGCAAAAACTATGATGAAGCCGTTTATTTTGAGAAGACGTAAAGACCAAGTGTTGAAACATCTGCCACCAAAGCACACGCATATCCAGTTTTGTGAACTGAACCCTgtgcaaaagaaaatatacgACAAGGAAATTCAAACCGTGTTGGAACATAAAAGAATGATTAAGGATGGGGAATTGCCGCAGCAGGCAAAGGAACGATCCAAAATACAATCTTCCAGCTCTAAAAACTTAATAATGGCGTTGCGGAAGGCTTCCCTTCATCCACTTTTATTTAGAAATATTTATGACGATAAAATGATAGGCAAAATGAGCGACGCCATCTTGGATGAGCCTGCATACGCTGAAAACGGTAACAGGGAATACATTAAAGAAGACATGAGTTATATGACCGATTTTGAATTGCACAAACTCTGCTGCAACTTCCCCAAAACGTTATCCAAATATCAACTCCACAATGATGAATGGATGCGGTCCGGTAAGATCGATGCTCTAAAAAAACTGCTGAAAACAATCATAGTTGACAAACAGGAGAAAGTCCTGATTTTCTCGTTATTCACTCAAGTTCTGGATATTCTGGAAATGGTTTTATCCACGTTAAATTATAAATTTTTAAGATTGGATGGGTCCACGCAAGTGAATGATCGACAGCTATTGATCGACAAGTTTTATGAGGATAAGGAAATCCCGATTTTTATCTTGTCGACAAAGGCAGGCGGGTTCGGTATCAACTTGGTGTGTGCGAATAACGTTATTATATTTGATCAAAGTTTCAACCCACACGACGATAGACAAGCCGCCGATAGAGCACATCGTGTGGGGCAAACCAAAGAAGTCAATATAACCACATTTATCACCAAGGACTCCatagaggaaaaaattcatcaactggccaaaaataaactagcTTTGGATTCATACATAAgtgaagataaaaaatcCCAAGATGTCTTGGAGAGTAAAGTTAGTGATATGCTGGAGGACATAATCTATGATGAAAACTCGAAaccaaaggaaaaaaaataa
- the TPD3 gene encoding protein phosphatase 2A structural subunit TPD3 (similar to Saccharomyces cerevisiae TPD3 (YAL016W); ancestral locus Anc_7.88): MSGARSTTAAAVPPAATTSNSKDSDAKDGLYPLALLMDELKHDDIANRVEAMKKLDTIALALGPERTRNELIPFLTEVAQDDEDEVFAVLAEQLGKFVPYIGGPQYATTLLPVLEILASAEETLVREKAVDSLNNVAQELSQEQLFSDFVPLIEHLATADWFSSKVSACGLFKSVIVRIKDDSLRKNILALYLQLAQDDTPMVKRAVGKNLPILIDLLTQNLGLSTDEDWDYISNIFQKIINDSQDSVKFLAVDCLISILKFFNAKGDESHTQDLLNSAVKLIGDEAWRVRYMAADRFSELAAQFISSQAYIDELIQPFLNLCEDNEGDVREAVAKQVSGFAKFLNDPSTILSKILPAVQNLSMDESETVRSALASKITNIVLLLNKDQVINNFLPILLNMLRDEFPDVRLNIIASLKVVNDVIGIELLSDSLLPAITELAKDVNWRVRMAIIEYIPILAEQLGMQFFDQQLSDLCLSWLWDTVYSIREAAVDNLKRLTEIFGSDWCRDEIISRLLKFDLQLLENFVSRFTVLSALTTLVPVVSLDVVTEQLLPFISHLADDGVPNIRFNVAKSYAVIVKALIKDEAKYDALIKNTILPSLQTLCQDGDVDVKYFANKSLVECQELLKN, from the coding sequence ATGTCTGGAGCAAGATCAACAACGGCCGCTGCCGTACCCCCGGCTGCAACAACATCAAACTCTAAGGATTCAGACGCAAAGGATGGGCTATATCCCTTGGCTTTGCTAATGGACGAATTAAAGCACGACGACATTGCTAATAGAGTGGAGGCGATGAAGAAGTTGGATACCATTGCATTGGCTCTCGGCCCTGAGAGGACAAGAAACGAGCTGATTCCCTTTTTAACGGAAGTTGCGcaagatgatgaggatgaagTGTTTGCCGTCCTTGCCGAGCAATTAGGGAAGTTTGTTCCTTATATTGGTGGTCCTCAATACGCGACAACTTTATTGCCCGTATTGGAAATTTTGGCGTCTGCAGAGGAAACCTTGGTCAGAGAAAAAGCTGTAGATTCTTTGAACAATGTGGCTCAGGAACTATCTCAAGAACAGCTATTCAGTGATTTTGTTCCCTTGATTGAACATCTAGCCACTGCGGAttggttttcttcaaaggtTTCTGCTTGCGGACTTTTCAAATCCGTCATTGTTCGAATCAAAGATGATTCATTGCGGAAAAACATTCTAGCCCTGTACCTGCAGCTCGCTCAAGATGACACTCCAATGGTGAAAAGAGCTGTCGGTAAAAATCTACCCATTTTGATCGATCTGTTGACCCAGAATTTGGGGCTATCCACAGATGAAGATTGGGACTATATCTCTaatatcttccaaaaaattatcaacGATAGTCAAGATTCTGTCAAATTTTTGGCTGTAGACTGTTTGATTTccatcttgaaatttttcaatgctaAAGGTGACGAATCTCACACTCAAGATTTATTAAATTCTGCGGTAAAATTGATTGGTGACGAAGCATGGAGAGTACGTTATATGGCAGCAGATAGATTTTCTGAGCTGGCTGCACAATTCATTTCCAGCCAAGCGTATATTGATGAATTAATACAaccatttttgaatctCTGTGAAGATAATGAAGGAGACGTGAGGGAAGCCGTGGCCAAACAGGTGTCTGGATTTGCCAAATTCCTAAATGACCCTTCAACCATATTGAGTAAGATCTTACCTGCCGTACAGAATCTGAGTATGGACGAAAGCGAAACAGTGAGATCTGCTTTGGCTTCCAAAATCACAAACATTGTATTGTTATTAAATAAAGATCAAGTGATTAACAATTTTCTTCCGATTTTACTAAATATGCTAAGGGACGAGTTCCCCGATGTGCGTTTGAATATCATCGCGAGCTTGAAAGTTGTGAATGACGTAATAGGCATCGAGCTGTTGTCAGATTCTTTGTTGCCCGCCATAACTGAATTAGCTAAAGATGTGAATTGGAGGGTTAGAATGGCCATAATTGAATACATCCCCATCCTGGCAGAACAATTGGGTATGCAGTTCTTCGATCAACAATTAAGCGACCTGTGTCTTTCATGGTTATGGGATACCGTTTACTCCATCAGAGAGGCTGCAGTGGATAATCTGAAAAGATTAACAGAAATATTTGGTTCGGATTGGTGTCGTGATGAGATTATTTCGAGACTACTCAAATTTGATTTACAATTactggaaaattttgtCTCCAGGTTCACAGTACTATCCGCTCTGACTACTTTGGTGCCCGTGGTTTCACTAGATGTCGTTACAGAACAGTTACTGCCCTTCATTTCTCATTTGGCAGATGATGGTGTTCCAAACATTAGATTCAATGTAGCCAAGTCCTACGCCGTGATAGTCAAGGCTCTGATTAAGGACGAGGCCAAATATGATGCATTAATTAAGAACACGATTCTCCCCTCTTTGCAAACGTTATGCCAGGACGGAGATGTCGATGTAAAATACTTTGCTAATAAAAGTTTGGTAGAATGCCAAGAACTTTTAAAGAATTGA
- the PSK1 gene encoding serine/threonine protein kinase PSK1 (similar to Saccharomyces cerevisiae PSK1 (YAL017W) and PSK2 (YOL045W); ancestral locus Anc_7.86), producing the protein MPYIGASNLSEHSFVNLKEKHAIRHKGTGNSSSSLQAPPSPDQENHIDNELGNYDTSLSDVSTPIKKENDSFERSLKDTFASFRETKPPPPLDFEQPRLPSTASSSVDSTVSSPLTDADIEELEFLPNESTHSYSYNPLSPNSLAVRLRILKRSLEIIIQNPSMLLEPTPDDLPPLKEFTSRRRSLPKTSASANHLMNRNKSQIWNTTSATLNAFVNNTSSSSTASSALSKKKMGTPVFPNLDPTHSQTFHRANSLAYLPSISAKRDPLLERNSSLFLGDCGNGISSERPSFRQPFKDKANNVRNSTLLNESTYPEEESFLPYHKPSIDLLNEQRANLKCLLNLLNETLEKNTSERASDLHMISLFNLNKLMLGDPKNSNSERDKRTENLKKILLDSLAEPFFEHYNFIEGNPIEDTDELKEEIDEFTGSGDTTAITEIRPQQDYGRILRTFTSTKNSAPQAIFTCSQGDPWQFRAANDLACLVFGISQSAIRALTLMDLIHTDSRNFVLNKLLSTEGQEMVFTGEIIGIVQPETLSSSKIVWASFWAKRKNDLLVCVFEKVPCDYVDVLLNLDDFSVENIVDKCELLSDGPSLSSSSTLSLPKMTSSPNVSKLEYSLERKVLEKSSSRPNLTNNHYASESELDGISHSESSPSLSPVRTKKSVKFANDIKEVKNISQSLAKLMDDVRNGLVFDPDDDLLPMPIRVCNHINETRYFTLNHLSFNIPCAVSSTVLEDELKLKIHSLPYQAGLFIVDSHTLDLISSNKSILKNMFGYHFAELVGKSITEIIPTFPRILQFINEKYPALDITLHKNKGLVLTEHFFRKIQAEIMDDRKAFYTSVGIDGLHRDGREIKIDFQLRVMNSKVILLWVTHSRDVVFEEYNTNPSQLKMLKESEISLMSSASSSASSSKKSSSRISTGTLKDLSNLSIYEDLDHRANKLKYEIGGESTNHSESTLSERDQDPLEDDKDSSEMIVGDPEMKHKLELAKIYSRDKSQFVKEGNFRVDEDLIISKISLSPSAESLVDSKGSAKGLSPLEEEPLIEKNATENELDESSKDEDGIIMTSKRTSQPTSTFLNTPEKNIGALKHIKKFSDFVGLQKMGEGAYGKVNLCIHKKERYIVVIKMIFKERILVDTWVRDRKLGTIPSEIQIMATLNKKPHENILRLLDFFEDDDYYYIETPVHGETGCIDLFDLIEFKTNMTEFEAKLIFKQVVAGIKHLHDQGIVHRDIKDENVIVDSKGFVKIIDFGSAAYVKSGPFDVFVGTIDYAAPEVLGGNPYEGQPQDIWAIGILLYTVVFKENPFYNIDEILEGDLKFNNAEEVSEDCIELIKSILNRRVPNRPTIDDINNDKWLII; encoded by the coding sequence ATGCCTTACATCGGTGCTTCCAATTTATCAGAACACTCCTTTGTTaatttgaaggaaaaacatGCGATTAGACATAAAGGTACTGGTAActcctcatcatctttgCAGGCGCCGCCGAGCCCTGACCAGGAGAACCACATTGATAACGAATTGGGAAATTACGACACTTCTTTAAGCGACGTTTCCACTCCGattaaaaaggaaaatgattCGTTCGAGCGGAGCTTGAAGGATACATTTGCTAGTTTCCGTGAAACGAAGCCTCCACCTCCTCTAGATTTTGAGCAACCCAGACTCCCCTCCACAGCATCCTCATCTGTGGACTCTACGGTGTCTTCGCCGTTGACGGACGCAGACATAGAGGAGTTGGAGTTTCTTCCGAATGAATCTACTCATTCTTACTCGTACAATCCTCTTTCACCAAATTCCTTAGCGGTCAGATTGAGGATTCTGAAAAGGTCCCTGGAAATCATAATACAAAATCCGAGTATGCTGCTGGAACCTACTCCAGATGATTTGCCTCCCTTGAAGGAGTTTACCAGCCGTAGGAGAAGTCTGCCTAAGACATCGGCTTCCGCGAATCATTTGATGAATAGGAATAAGAGCCAAATCTGGAACACTACTTCCGCGACCCTAAATGCATTTGTAAATAacacttcttcttcctcgaCGGCATCATCTGCTttatccaagaaaaagatggGCACCCCGGTTTTCCCTAATTTAGATCCCACCCATTCCCAAACATTCCATAGGGCTAACTCCTTAGCCTATCTACCTTCTATTTCAGCCAAGCGTGACCCACTGCTTGAACGAAACAGCTCTTTATTCCTTGGTGACTGTGGGAATGGTATAAGCTCCGAAAGGCCAAGTTTCAGGCAACCGTTTAAGGACAAAGCTAATAACGTCCGCAATAGCACTTTGCTTAATGAAAGCACTTATCCGGAAGAGGAGAGTTTTTTACCCTACCATAAACCTTCTATAGATCTACTCAATGAGCAAAGAGCCAATTTGAAATGCCTCTTAAATTTACTTAACGAAACGCTGGAAAAAAACACTTCCGAGAGAGCTTCAGATTTGCACATGATATCACTATTCAATCTGAATAAACTAATGCTTGGAGATCCAAAGAACAGCAATTCGGAACGTGATAAAAGGACAgaaaacttgaagaaaattctgCTAGATAGTTTGGCAGAACCATTTTTTGAGCATTATAATTTCATTGAAGGCAATCCAATCGAGGATACAGACGAACtcaaagaggaaattgATGAGTTCACAGGATCAGGAGACACGACTGCTATAACAGAAATACGGCCCCAACAGGACTATGGTCGTATATTGAGGACATTCACTTCTACAAAGAATTCTGCCCCACAGGCAATTTTTACATGTAGTCAAGGGGACCCTTGGCAATTCAGAGCCGCAAATGATCTAGCTTGCTTGGTATTCGGTATCTCACAAAGTGCCATTCGTGCCTTAACTTTAATGGATTTAATCCACACGGATAGTAGAAATTTTGTCTTAAATAAACTATTGTCTACTGAGGGTCAGGAAATGGTGTTTACAGGCGAAATCATTGGTATTGTTCAACCAGAGACACTAAGCTCCTCCAAAATAGTATGGGCATCGTTTTgggcaaaaagaaagaacgaCTTGTTAGTTTGTGTTTTCGAAAAAGTTCCCTGTGACTACGTTGATGTACTTTTAAATTTAGATGATTTTAGTGTGGAAAACATTGTAGACAAATGTGAGCTATTGTCAGACGGACCATCATTGTCCTCTTCTTCGACTTTATCGCTTCCGAAGATGACCTCATCACCAAACGTTAGCAAACTAGAGTATTCCCTGGAAAGGAAGGTTCTTGAAAAGAGCTCTTCCAGACCCAATTTAACGAACAACCACTATGCCAGTGAAAGTGAACTTGATGGAATCAGCCACTCTGAATCGTCCCCGTCATTGTCGCCGGTAAGGACGAAGAAGAGCGTGAAATTCGCCAATGACATCAAAGAGGTTAAGAATATAAGCCAATCGTTAGCCAAATTGATGGATGACGTGAGAAATGGATTGGTATTCGATCCTGATGATGACCTTTTGCCCATGCCCATTAGAGTTTGCAACCATATCAATGAAACGAGATATTTCACTCTAAATCATCTATCTTTTAATATTCCATGCGCAGTTTCCTCTACCGTTTTAGAGGATGAGTTAAAGTTAAAAATTCATAGTTTGCCCTATCAGGCTGGTTTATTCATTGTTGATTCTCACACTTTAGATTTGATTAGTTCCAATAAGTCCATCCTGAAAAATATGTTTGGTTATCATTTCGCAGAGCTAGTAGGGAAATCCATTACTGAAATTATTCCAACGTTTCCAagaattcttcaatttatcaatgaaaAGTATCCTGCCTTGGATATTACACttcataaaaataaaggtTTGGTGTTAACtgaacattttttcaggaaAATTCAGGCAGAGATTATGGATGATCGTAAAGCTTTCTATACTTCGGTAGGTATCGATGGGCTTCATAGAGACGGCCgtgaaatcaaaattgattttcaattgcGTGTAATGAATTCCAAAGTGATTTTGCTTTGGGTAACACACTCAAGGGATGTcgtatttgaagaatataatACAAACCCCTCACAGTTGAAGATGCTGAAAGAGAGTGAAATAAGCTTAATGAGCAGTGCAAGTAGCTCTGCCAGctcttccaaaaaatcttcatctaGGATATCTACCGGAACGTTAAAGGATTTAAGTAATCTGTCAATTTATGAGGATTTGGACCACCGGGCCAATAAGCTCAAGTATGAAATTGGGGGAGAATCCACAAACCATTCTGAATCCACTCTGTCCGAGCGGGACCAAGACCCTCTGGAAGATGACAAAGATAGCAGCGAAATGATAGTTGGTGATCCAGAGATGAAACACAAACTAGAACTGGCCAAAATTTACTCCAGAGATAAATCTCAATTTGTAAAGGAGGGAAACTTCAGAGTTGACGAAGATTTGATTATTAGTAAAATTTCACTATCCCCAAGTGCAGAATCATTAGTAGATTCTAAAGGTTCTGCGAAAGGATTATCTCCACTGGAAGAGGAACCCCTGATTGAGAAAAATGCCACTGAAAATGAGCTGGATGAATCTTctaaagatgaagacgGTATCATAATGACTAGCAAGCGAACGAGCCAACCTACCAGTACATTCCTAAATACTcctgaaaagaatatcgGTGCCCTAAAGCATATTAAgaaattttcagattttgTCGGTTTACAGAAAATGGGTGAAGGAGCGTACGGTAAGGTCAATCTGTGTATCCATAAGAAGGAGAGGTATATTGTGGTGATCAAGATGATTTTCAAGGAAAGGATTCTTGTTGATACATGGGTTAGAGATAGGAAGTTAGGTACTATTCCTTCTGAGATCCAAATCATGGCCAcattgaataaaaaaccgcatgaaaatattctacGGTTACTAGATTTCTTCGAGGACGATGATTATTATTACATCGAAACCCCCGTACACGGTGAAACAGGGTGTATAGATCTTTTTGATCTGATTGAATTTAAAACTAATATGACTGAATTTGAAGCCAAGCTGATATTCAAGCAAGTCGTAGCAGGTATAAAGCACCTACACGACCAGGGTATTGTTCACAGAGACATCAAAGACGAGAACGTGATTGTAGATTCCAAAGGTTTCGTCAAGATTATCGATTTTGGATCTGCTGCATACGTCAAGAGTGGACCATTTGATGTGTTCGTGGGGACAATAGATTATGCCGCCCCTGAAGTTTTGGGGGGGAACCCCTACGAGGGCCAACCACAGGATATTTGGGCCATTGGTATTCTGTTGTACACCGTGGTCTTCAAAGAGAATCCCTTCTATAACATAGACGAAATACTGGAAGgagatttgaaattcaataacGCAGAGGAAGTCAGTGAAGATTGCATTGAGTTGATCAAGAGTATTCTGAACCGTCGCGTACCGAACAGGCCCACCATTGACGATATAAACAATGACAAGTGGTTGATTATTTAA